In Lycium ferocissimum isolate CSIRO_LF1 chromosome 7, AGI_CSIRO_Lferr_CH_V1, whole genome shotgun sequence, the sequence TTGGTGGGTCACATACAATGGAGCTGATTCACTCACTTTGCTTCCTCAATTTGTCTTCATGCAAGGATTCTTCATGTTTTGTTATCAAAATTtagaatattaattttaaaatagaatTTGTAATTATATTTATCTCATCTTTAGTTATGAATATTAATAAACTTTATATCACAATTTGATATTAAGTATTTCTCATTTAGGTTAATGTAAATAACTTTTGGAACCAAACGACTTCTTCCTGAATTATTggagaattaataaatagaatatatattttattataatatttatattaattggtgtataatcTCATTAGATTTGaagaataatttaaaaatgagtaattaatgttaaagaaaaataagaaaaaagattttttttttttaatatgctaaagtggataaataaaaatgaaaatttatttttagtatatgtGAACGAGTAAGTAATATTAAACGTAAGGGGTCAGAACTCTAGAAGTAAATGGTCAAATGTTGGCCTTTTTTGCACTTGGCAATTGCCAaagtaataaaaagaaaaacaatttaaTAGCACACGCTGTAGGAAAATGATGGGAGTAGAGAAGTAAAGAATTCTTGGAGTTTGCCTCTTATAAAAATGTGAGCCTTTGTGTCAAAAGAAATCTGTGATTCTAATTTCCAGCTATTCTTTTTGTataagaaaagaagataaagaTTACTACAACTTTACCAATATAAAGAAATACTACTATTGATAGAAATATGCAGAGCTTCAAATCAGCATCTATTTTGAGGCGTTTTCTGCAGAATTCCCGTTTTGTTTCCCAGTCTAGAGGATTTTGCAGTGTCAATAGCAATGCCCTTGTTGATGAACCCGAAAATACAGTGagttatgaaaaaaaattacacttttTTGGCAATCCCATTTAAGATTCTTTATGAAAAATGAGTTGCATGTTGTCAGGTGCTAGTGGAGGGGAAAGCTTTCTCAAGAACAGCAATTCTTAACAGACCCCATGTGTTAAATGCCCTCAATCATTCAATTGTTAGTTTCTTTCCTTTAAAGGCCGTTACTTTTTTGCTTCTGTTTTTGCCATTTTGATTAATCCCACCAAGGAAAATTGTATTTTTATGTTGAATTGGCTCTTGTTTTGGTTTTGGGAATGAAATTTGACACTGTTGTGTTTAGGGGACAAGGTTGCTGAAGCTGTACAAGAATTGGGAAGATGATCCTGATATTGGGTTCCTGGTATTGAAGGTAAACTTTTTCTAtttgacaaaaaagaaaagaactttTATATTGCTCTACCTGTACTGGTTAAGAACTGAGTTATTCTTTAACTTTGAAGGGAAGTGACAGGGCATTTTGTGCTGGTGGTGACATTGTCACTCTttataatttcttaaaacaagGTATGGGTTCATCATTTTTTACTCCTGTAATTCACAGTGAATTTATTCATAATCGTTACAAGTGATACAGGGTAAGAGGAATCTTCTGCGTTTAGCAATACACAATAatcatatactccctccgtcccaatttatgtggcaccatttgactagacacggagtttaagaaaggaaggaagacttttgaaatttgtggtccaaaacaagtcttagatatttgtgtggctaagtcatctcataaagttaaattgtttcaaaatatagaaagatggACATTTTTTTGGGGATAGCCTAAAAAGGAAAgcgtgccacataaattgggacaaaggaaGTAATTGGTTGTGAGGTTGTTTAGATGTGAATTATCTTAATTAAGCTAGTTGAGCAGAATGTTCTGTTGTTTTTGGGAGTAGGCCTGTTTATGTTGGGAAACAGTTAAGATGTTTCTGCGTTGATGTATAAACTGCAGCAAGCGTCTTAACTATTGCTTCCAATCTTCTTTTAGCTCGATTTTAATTTAATCTTATCCGGTCTTTGTTTAATATTGTTTGTATTGGATGGATGCAGGGAATCGTCAAGATTGTAAAGACTTCTGTTGGACACTTTATAACTTTATATACGTTCTTGGTACATACTTGAAGCCACATGTAAGTATTATTATTCTTCGAACATCAGATACTAAAAGAAGCTGTTgacttgaatttcttttgtttccaTTCCTTGTATAGGTATCAAGAACTTTGTTTGTGTTAACTAGTCTTTGCTAGATGCCTAGATACCAGTGCCCTATAAATTCTAAGTGAGCGTCCAGACTTACACGTCATAAATTTGGAACCTAAGAGTTTTTAAAATGTAGAAGTTCTATTAGATAGAGAATAAAAAAAGTCTGCTGAAAGCCCTTGGTACTTGTTTGATCAGTCACACTGATAGCTTCAATAGTTCATTGAACTTTTGTGGTTTGACATTTCACCGTTTACTAAATCCAGTATACATATAGTAGATCTCCTTTACTATTAGCCCTTCACACTTTCCTTTACCACCTATCATATGGGCTTGGCTACTGCTTCCGCCTCTCTAAGCAGGAGAATCGACATTACCATCTATATTAACCAATGTTTATTGTTATGTCTAGACATTTATACTTTTGGCAGACAGTTTTAAGGATACTATTTAGAGGAATATCTGGATCTTTTAGCAGATAGCTCAGTTCCGTTAATTGGATTCTCTCCCATCTTAATGTGGTTAAGATGCTGCGGAGACAACATTTTGATGGTTAATTAAACCAATCACTTTCTGATCAAAAAGGTGTTCAGTGAGTTAGATGTCTCTTGCCAAAGTTTGATGGATCTTATTACTAGAGTCAAAATAGTAACATAATTACTTTATTTGTGCTAACTGCTACGCAATCTTCCTAACTGTGCCTGTTGAGGGAAATATAATCTGTCACATATTTAACTCTACCCTAGGATAAATGCAGATTTGATCCAATTCTTTGTAGATATCCAACTCCATTTTGTTAAAATTTACTTATCAGAAGAAATTTTCAGCATCAGCATATGGtcttttgttcttttattaATCATAAAAATGTTTCTTCTAAAACGCATGAAACGTCTTTTTTCAGTCCAGAATTCTGGAGTGCATTTGATAGTAGTTAGGAGTATCATCTTTGtctctttatatattttattgattAGAAGCTCTTAGATTTTATTGATTAGAAGCTCTTAGTACACTCTCGGATCTGAGTTACTTTGCTCTCTCACCTCCTCAATTCCGTGTTAGAAGAGTTCATTTATTGCATAATCATTACCACTTATCATACTTTCGTTGACATTAGCTGGTCCCTGGGCACTGTTTCCAAGCAGAGAATGATATACCTCAGATGCCATGCAGGTCGCTCTTTTGAATGGAATTACCATGGGCGGTGGTGCTGGCATCTCAATTCCTGGAACATTCCGTGTTGCAACTGAGAAAACTGTATGGAAAAGATTACAAGTTTTGTTTATTTTAGCTTTTCCTTTGTTGGTTCAAAATTAATTGTCCTAGGTGAACAATTAATAGACTACATTGCAAAGTAATGTGAAGTTCCGTTTGTGCTCATTCTTATATCGCTGTGCAGTGACTTCACGTATCATGAACTTTATGTTCTGCATAAGAAAATTATGAGTTGTATGTCGATGGTTCTATACTGTAAGAGATAAGGTGCAAGCATGTTCTCTGGATATAAGTAGTAATTGATTTTTCCTTAGAAATCATACTTTCTCCTCCTGGAGCTAGAATCCTTCATTTAGATGGTCAAGGTGTCAGTCAGTTTATGTGCTACCCCTGTATTTTAGGCTTCATTTCTATCTGAATTTGTTTTCTTGAGGTAGAAGTTTGAGCTAGTGCAACAAACTTTTCCTCtgcctcccccccccccccccccccccccacattGATTGTTTTGGTTACTTCTCTATTTTATTACTGGTTATCATCTGTTTGAGTTCATACCGAGTTCATTTGATCAAATTCATTCTTTACTATTCATAAATGAAAGGCTCTATATtgatactagttatgtgaggcccgtgctaagcccgggcccaaactcaagatataaaagtagatattttaactaaagaaatataatttgtgttagtacaagtgtacaacaacaacaacaaccaccatatacccattgtagtcccacaagtgggtagttatatgaaagcaaaattttcattccactcctttaatattttaacttccattttgatgaaattatttaattcaaatcaaatttggaaccagaatttgacattataacttatgtatcctaattttcgaagttatttagttctaaataaataatctatacatagttaatgaacttttaagacaaatacataatttaactcaGGCAAAAGTAGATGGAGTCGccctctcttaattagggattaggggttcgaacatagatatgaaaaaaaatctttggaggaagcgctccccccgaataggcgcgatgcagtgcgaattatctggattaattgggctcaaatgcggatatcgagcaccaattagaaaatcaaagaacgtgaaaaatgaggtaggaggttcgatagcttttgaaaagtagactttaaaaaaaaaacaaaaaaattgacttaaataaataagattaggacctaaaagtaattaattaaaaagttttaaaaaaatttaaaaattattgtgaggactacaaaagtccccaggttcgatagcttttgaaaagtagactttaaaaacaaaaaacaaaaaaaaattgacttaaataaataagattaggacataaaagtaattaattaaaaagcttttaaaaaattgggaaattattgtgaggactacaaaaatcctcacatttgctcttatataatatagtaatttCCGTTTATCCCAAAAAATAAATGGTAGTAATTATGTCTGTATATTATAACATCTTTTGACTTACCGTGAAGAAGtttcattatacatatatgatttATAACAACATGCTTAGCATTTTAAAAATCCAAAAACCGAAAGATATCTTGGTCTTATCAAAAGGTTATAATCtgattttatatttcttaagaACTAAACGAATGTgcaggtaaattagtcaaagaaaTTTTTATTGAACTCAAAAGTAAAAGATGTCTATCAAATTTGGACAGTGCTAATATAGGTCTTTCAAGTGTTGTAAGTTATTGATTTTTCACAGGTCTTTAAGGGTATCGGGTGTTGTATCATGTAGGTTTTTGCCACACCAGAAACATTGATTGGTTACCATCCTGATGCCGGGGCGTCATTTTATCTTTCACGCCTCCCTGGTTATTTGGGTAAATACTTTAGCCTATCTTATGCTGTGGTTCGGATTCATCAGTTATTTTTATCATGTCATGGAGCTGAGCATCTTTGATGATGAATTATCTAACTGGCAACTACTTTTCTGATCCTTCCCTCCCCCGACTTCTCTTAGTTTAGGGTTGTTGAGTCTATACGTGGGAGATGTTCATTTTCTACCAGGAAAATAGACATGTCAATATCTGGACGCTTTCTTTCTTAAATGCTTgttatcaaaatatttgtattAGGCGTATTTAGTTCATCTTATTATTCCCGTCTCCTCGGGAAGTAAGCTTGTGTGCCTCCCTCCTGTTAGACTTTGACTCCTGCATTCACTTTTTGCTTTCATCTGTTAATTTGTCTGAActgccttctttttttttttttttttttttgcatttaacTATGTACCATGATATTAACATATGGTTCTCTCTCTTTATTTACGGCTAGCTTATAAATTGTTTCAGACTAAAATAACAAGGTCTTTTATTTGTAGATATTACTGATAAGTCAAGCATGCTAAGATCTTGTAGGGCTATATTTATATGGTTGACTCTTGATGACTTCATGTTCTATGGCATGTAATTGTTAAGCTTAGCACACGCATGTAAACCCTGCCTGTCTTATGCTATACTACTATTTTATGGTTCCAAGTGGAATATGTTTTTAGTTCTTGAAGCTGATTTGCAACTTCTGGTTGATATGCTACCCCTCTGATCTGTTTGGAGATTTGTCACTGCCTCAATGAAAAAAATTCAGCATGGAAGAAAGCAATTTAAATGTTTTTTCGATTTGGCAGGAGAGTACCTGGCCCTAACTGGAGATAAGATCAGTGGAGCAGAAATGATTACTTGTGGGCTTGCTACACACTACTCACACAGTGCAGTAAGTCTAGTACTTGCGCTTAATGTTTTGCACCTAGGTGCCAACACCCTATTTGGGTTATTTGACAATAGTTCTGGAAACTTCTTTTCTGCCCTCTCCACTCATCTCAGAAGCTTCCCTTAATTGAGGAACAACTTGGAATGTTGATGACTGATGATCCCTCAGTGATTGAAAGATCTCTTGAAAATTGTGGAGAGATTGTCCATCCAGATCCAGCAAGTGTACTTCACAGGTACCTGCCACCTTTTTTAGTTGTTAATCAAATATGTATACAACCGCCAGTCGGTGGATTCCCTACCTACATCTTCACGAAACCCCCTTCATATTTCTTATCGGACATAGAACATATCCCTTGGCTTATTGAAACCATATATAATTGCTGATACTTTGTGGCTCCTGATTACTTTTATCGTGGCTTCGCATGGATCTTTATCTTTTGGTCTTTGTATTTAGTCTTGTTCtttaacctttttttaaaaagttatctTATCGAGTTGTGTGTGATCTTGCTTGCAGATCGATACGTTTTTTGAATGCTTAAACTAATCcatcttttctccttctttagGATTGAAACTCTTGATAAATGTTTCGGCCATGACACAGTCGAAGAAATTATTGATGCTTTGGTGAGAATATAGTTCCTGTGTGTGTACATGTTTCCCAAATATACTGAAAAGGTCtctgaaagaaaaagaatcatgATCCGGCCCTTCCCTGGACCGCGCGCATAGCGGGatcttagtgcaccgggctgccctttttttcAGTGGTGTCTCTGCCAATTTGCTTGTACCTCGATTATTCCACCAGTTACTTGCCACCTCTCACCAAACAAGTATTGGCCTGTTAGGCTACATCCATTGGTGATAGTAGAAACAAAATTTAGTTGATCGGTGCAATAATGTTCAGCATCTGATTACTTTGCTTTTAATACCTCGGCcatcacaaaagaaaaaaaacaaggatCATTGATCAGCCCACTCTGCGCTCCTACTGCAGTTGTTGCACTAAATTGTATCAATCATTCTTTGACTAAGCATATTGTGGAGATCCTAACTTCTCATATAAAATGCACGGAGAGGCCCTTCCGTGATGCTCATTTTTGGCAATTGTATAAGCTGACTCATTGCGTCTGCAACCTTTGGATGCACTTTTGAATAAGATGGATTTTCATCTTGTTTTTTGGAATACTCACAGtcgcataataataataataataaacacTGAAATCTGCTATACTCGTGGAAGTTTTGAAGCACAAGTGTGTTTACATTTCTAAAATGAAATTTAAACTTCTTCAGGAGAGTGAGGCAGCCAAGAAGCAAGATGCATGGTGTGTTGCAACATTGAGAAAACTACAACAAACATCCCCACTGAGCTTGAAGGTTTCACTGAGATCTGtaagttcttttttttccaGATAAAATATTCTCTCTTCCTGGCACCAGGGAATTGTGAGATGAAAGTCCACTAATGCCTTCTATCAGATACGTGAAGGTAGACATCAGACTCTTGACCAGTGCCTCATTCGTGAGTATCGAATGTCAGTACAAGCTATCTCTGGACAAATAACTAATGACTTCTGTGAGGTAATATCttgcaaaataaataaataaataaatgtctCAGTTGCTAAATTCCACGTATGATATCACTGTGCATCAATATCTTCCTTTCAGGGGGTTCGTGCACGGCTTGTGGATAGAGATCTTGCACCTAAGGTAAATAGATACTATTTTGAACCAATATGTTATTTTAATGAATCATGGTCATCTTTCCAGTCGACTTTTCCTAACAGTTCTGTTAATTTATGTTAAAACGTGCAGTGGGATCCTCCAAGCTTGGAAAAGGTAACAGATGACATGGTAGATCAGTACTTCTCTCGGTTAACAGCATTTGAACCTGAACTGGAGCTACCTACGCAGCAGCGTGAAGCGTTTACATAATTTTTGGGTAGGGCAACTTACTCTACTTTGAAGCTAacagaagaaaatagaaaaaggagagagaaaatatGTGAATATCATTTATCTTTCTTTACATACAGAATAAATATTGAGCAGTTCGGTCTTGATATTGTTGCATTTGCAAATCTGATCTTTCTTATAGTGAAACTGACAAGGAGATGCCTTGCCAATCGCACTTTTCATACATATCTGTTAAAGCAAGAAAGTGTAATATGGTGCACAACGACAGTATAGGAAGTCAAACATTTCATTTTAGTGGCCCAAAACTGAACTTCTGGAGCAAGCAGTCCTACTTTGGTGATTACCTAGTAGGCCATGGGGATAAATCCTCCCTATTCCCACTTCAAGagagttgaatttttttttatttttttttcatctcctCCTTTCTTAGAAGATTCTTGGAAGAATTTAACTTGTGGATGCTAGCTGTGTAAATTTTTACACAGTACATTTTAACTTATCATGGCAAAGTTATTTACTCTATTACCTAAATAGTTTTTTTATGGAGAATTACCTTTTACCAGGTCATCTTAACTCTAATGGTATATAAAAGAGTTAAATTAACTCGATTTTTGAGCCGCTGCAACTTCTAATTTGGTTAGACTCCCGTTTCATTAAGACACTCTCTCTTCACAAATTATCTATCGTGATTAATAAAGATAGTTgcctcaaattatttatcgttttagaagttcaaggcgtaattaattattttttttcattttacccttagtagaattttgtcattaacaGAGacgacacataaatagagtaaacatttaatggaggGAGATTACAACTTAAGACATAAAAAGGGCAAGGTAAATCAAATGTCCCTCATTATCAGACCGACTCAATTAGTCTAGTAGTTAGAAGCTGTTTAGGACTCCTATGTCTATAGTTTATGTTGAACACTACTTATTATTTGTACTCTATATATTGATGTA encodes:
- the LOC132064106 gene encoding 3-hydroxyisobutyryl-CoA hydrolase-like protein 1, mitochondrial — translated: MQSFKSASILRRFLQNSRFVSQSRGFCSVNSNALVDEPENTVLVEGKAFSRTAILNRPHVLNALNHSIGTRLLKLYKNWEDDPDIGFLVLKGSDRAFCAGGDIVTLYNFLKQGNRQDCKDFCWTLYNFIYVLGTYLKPHVALLNGITMGGGAGISIPGTFRVATEKTVFATPETLIGYHPDAGASFYLSRLPGYLGEYLALTGDKISGAEMITCGLATHYSHSAKLPLIEEQLGMLMTDDPSVIERSLENCGEIVHPDPASVLHRIETLDKCFGHDTVEEIIDALESEAAKKQDAWCVATLRKLQQTSPLSLKVSLRSIREGRHQTLDQCLIREYRMSVQAISGQITNDFCEGVRARLVDRDLAPKWDPPSLEKVTDDMVDQYFSRLTAFEPELELPTQQREAFT